ATAGGAGTCACAGAAAGGTACAAGTCACCACTACTGCTCCTAGAAGCTCACTCTCAGGGGGAAATGCTGAGACAGCATGATATAGGGAGACAGGTGCCATGGAAGAGCTAAGGACCAAGGCCATGGGACCACAGGTGATGGGGGTGACTGACACTTTGCCTAGGGGAGAAGTGGTGAAGAGGTAGCCCTCCAGCTGACTCCTGGAGAGAGTTGGgtggccttccaggcagaggctATGGCAGGGATGAAGCCTTGCTAGTGTGAAAGATGTTGGCCTCATGCAGGAGGGCCACAtagggtggctgaagcagaggcaTGGCCATCAGGAGACCAGGTTGGGTGAGTCTGGGAGTGATCAGAGGGGTGAAGGCAAGGAGGGATCTTGGCCTGACATTTTGGAAGAGGTCGTTTGGGCAGCAGTGTGAAGGGCAGAACGAGGGAGACTGGGGACAGGCAGGAGACTGCTGCCATTGTCTGGGTGAGTATGAGGCCTAGATTTGGTTGGGGGTTGGAAAATAAGCAACAGGTATTTTGGAGTTCTTTTCTAGTTGCTCTATCAGAGAGGTAAAGCTAACTGCATTTTCACTGGTTTGGAaaaacttatatttatttttgaccCAAGGAAGATCCTGAGATTTGGGAAATAGGCCATGGGAGGTGATGCTGCCTACCTCCAGGAGGGGGCACTGCAGGACAAGCCTGGAACCAGTTGGGCTCAGTCGCCCCTGGGGACAAGCACCCTGCTGGCTTCCTTAGCCACAGGCATCTGGGCCACTTCAAGATACATCTCCTCTCCCGGACCAACCCAAGACACATACAAAGgcaaagatgtctgagagacggCCATGGGTCTGGCTCTGGGGAGTGCCAACAGAGGACCTGGGGTCCTCAATAAGCCCACTGCAGTCTGCCCCAGGACTTCTAGGAATCCATCTTTGTAAACAAGAGGTTTGCTGCAGAGTCCTGAAAAACCTAAGAAGTTCCACTGTGGGTCTGCAAGATGGCCCTTTCTTAAGGAACATCTGAGTCAAACACAATGGATGCATGTGCCTTCTTGGTCAATTCCCAAATTTAGGAGGGATTTAAACATCCTagtacagggccggccccacagcagggtggttaagttggcgcacttcactttggtggcccagggttttgccagttcagatcctgggtgtggacatggcaccgctcatcaggtcatgctgaggtggcatcccacatgccacaactagaatacacaactatgtactgggggactctggggagaagaaggaaaaaagaattaaaaaaatttaaacttcccCCACAAATGTCCTAGTAACACACACAGGGACTGATCTGGAGCTGAGCTGATTgtccccaggaggaagggggcagcTTCTCCTTCAACTCTACCAGTGTCTGGTCTGGTGGAGCTCTCTCTCTACAGTCTGCCTCCTAGGTCAGATCAGGCTGAGATTCCTGTTGCAGAGAAGGCAGTAAATTGGATGGGGACCAGAGCAGAGAGGTGAAATGCCTGGGCACTCAGAGGCTGAGAAGCCATAAGTGCTGGGGAAAAAGTAGTTCAAGGTCAGGCTCTGTAGTCAGATAACCCTGACCAGGCTCCTGGCACCATCACTTATAACTCACAAAAGGCAGGTAACtttgtttctctctgcctcagttttctgatgtGAAGAATGACAATATTAATAGTAGTACCTCATATTGTACTTTggatattaaatgaataatacaCATGAAGTATCTACCCCAGGGGGCCCAGCATGCAATAAGCATACTCCAACACCAGCCATTGTTATTTTGTCTCACAAGGACAAGGTCTGAAACCAGAACAATACAGGAAAACAGGCCTGGTGACTTCGATAAAGGGTGccaagaggaagagggagccctctctgggcctttctctttctggcaAGGAGCCcaagagagggcagagaaagggaaGTGTAGAGAAGGGAAAGAGTTTGGTTAATCCTTGCAGGCTGGCAGAAGAAACAAAGGGGGTGGATGTGTCCTTTCCCACCACTCGACTCCACCTGAGGGACATGGTTAAAAGGCTATCCCTGTGTAGAACACAAGAAAAGCACAGCTGGTGTGGTTGGTTGGACCAGGCAGTGTTCGGCTATATGCACCCCAAGGGGCAGCGTGTGAGGCCTTCCTCCTCAAGTTCATGCCATCCAGCCTTCCTGGGACCactcctcacctcccctctcccaggggtCCCCTGGAGCCAACTCCATCGTTTCAGGAACGGAATCAGCTCAAGGAGGCCCCAAACTCTCCCACTATCTCACTGAAATGGCAGGCCCAACAGGCCCCCATCAGGAAGTCTTGAGTCCTTGACTTCCCTGAGGAAGGATTTTTCTTTGGAGGGCTCCTGGAATTTGGCCATGAGGGAATAAGCTGGGAGACAAGTGTGGGCAGTGGCAGGAGCCTATATGGTCTACTAGACTGTGATGGAGCCAGAGCAGGTCAAAGCTGCTGTGGAgtcaagaggaaagagaaaaatataaacaatctaTAACAATAAACAAGTCTTCTATTATTAAAGAAACCCAACctatcaaccaaccaaccaacaaccACATGTCATAGTGTCAgactttctcctttatttattaacatttgtCAGATGTTCCAGAGCTCTCCCTTGTCTCCTCTCCACCAAATCAGGGGCCCTATGCCCTAGGTCAACAGCCCCTGAGAGCTCACCTAATGAAGAACccccctctccctgccagggGAGGGACAGCCTGGAGCAGGAAGGGCCTGGCTGCATGGGAAGGAGGGCAGATGCGGATCCCTGAGGGATGACTTACTGTCCTGACCATTCCTGAAATGCCCTAGCCCAGGAAGGACATGGAAACACAGCTCTTGTCATTTTTCCTCAGGCCTGAGGAATCCGCCAAGCTGGCTCCTTGCTGTGCTTTCTCATCTAGTTAGGACCACAAATAGGTTGAAGCCGCCGCCAAGTCAAGCTTTTGCTGGCCCTGCTCACCAGCCTAACTATGCAGAGACCTGGTGGCAGCTCCACTCCATGCACATTGTGCTAGCCCTCTCAGCCATGGAAACCGGAAGGTCACTGCCCTGCAAATCTGAGGAGTAAATGAGCACTGGAGGGGGCGTTTCCCCAGGTTACCTTTGGCCTCACCTGGACCCTGCCCAAGTTGACTCATTAAATGAAAGATACTCTGTGCTATAGCCAAACCCTCCCATCATGGCTCCTGGTTTCTCCCTGGCCCCTTTGCCCTGTGGCAGGGAGCCCATGTGCAGGGTCACAGGTTATTCCGCTGGAGTGCTTCACACAGGTTCTGGTTGGTGTCGGGTTCCTCTGTCAGCACCTCCACAGCCTCCCACTCCCCAGATCGGCTTGACCTTTTGATGGCATCCACCACACTCTGCATATACAGCCCATCCTCAAATGAAGCAGCCATGGAGACGGGGGTGTGGTCCCATGTGCGGCGGTCCCCCTGCCCCTGGAAGGACTGGCGCAGGGCCTGCACCATGTAGACCATGCCCTTCAGGTAGAGCAGTGGGACGTCCTGGAGCCCCTGCTCAGGCAGTCCTGCACCCACAGCCAGAGAGTCCCTCAGTAGCAGCTCCTCCTGTGTGGCAGAGTTCTTTTGCCCATAGAGGTCAGCTCCCCGGGCCACAAGGCGTCCCGCAGAGCCCACCACCATGACCTCGTGCACAAAGGCACCTGGCATGTTGAAGTTAAGTGTTACTGTGCTGCACACCCCCCCACCCATGAGCATCTGGAAGAAGCAGAAGTCATCACTGGTGACATGCCGGATGCCACGGATGGCTGCATTCTGCCTCACGAAGGTCTTGAGCAGCCCATGCACCTTCTCAGCTCTCCGGCCAGTCAGGTGGGTCAGCAGGTCCACAATGTAGGTACCCATGGTGTGAAGGCCCCCACCGCCCATGAGCTCGTCGCAGATCCAGCCATAATTGGGGCTGAGCAGACTTCCCGAGTAGATGCGGGCGTCGCAGATCATCACTGCGCCCACATAGTGCTCTGCAATCAGCTGCTTCATGCGCACAAAAGCAGGCAGGAAGCGCAGCACGTTCCCCACCAGGCTCATCAGCTGTGGGTAGTAGCGTGAGGCTGTCACCATCCGAAAGGCATCCACTGAGGTTGCTGCCTTTTCACAAACCACATTTTTCCCAATacctgaaaataaaacacaacagaaaatctCAAAGTTCCAAGACATTTACACTGGGGGTAAAAACCCCCAACTCACTTCTTGAAGGCAGACAGATTCAGGAAAGCCTCCTATGAGACCAGACGGTAGCCTGGGACAAGAGGAAAGGTGACTCACTTCAGATGAAAACGGTACCCAGTGACTGGGACTGGAGAAAGAGTATGGGCTGGAGGCAGCAGCGTTAAGTTCTTAAGGGAAAATGAAAGCAGTAGAGGCAGAAGGCGCAAACCAGGAATGGGAAGTAAAAAGAGATGGtattgatggttaattttatgtatcaactgtCCAGGCTACAATGCCCATCAAACATCAGTCTAGATATTGctaggaaggattttttttttcagatgtgattaacatttaaaccagtagactttgaataaagcagattaccctccataatgtgggtgggcctcacctaattagttgaaagccttaagaaaaaagacaggtttcccaaagaggaaggaattctgGCTCCAGATGCAAGTCTACAACATCAACTCTTGCTGAAATTTCCATCCTGTTGCCCCACCTTGCAGATTTCAGACATCAGCTCctacaatcacatgagccaattccttaaaataaatctctatctctctctttctatatatatcctattggttctgtttctctggagaacactgtcGAATACAAGTGGGCTGGAGAGGTGGACATGCTTCTTGGACATGCCTAtatacttttatgtatttattagaTCACTAGCTTGAGGCAAGAAAATCTAATCTATATTCCAGGGGATGGGCTTTGCACTCTCAGTTGTAACTGCAGAAAGGGCTCTAAGATTCCCTGCAGATCATTCTCTGAAAACACTGCTCCAACAAAGTTAGTGTAATCAAAAGGCCagaatggggctggcctggtggtgcaggggttaagttcacacgttctgcttctcggcggcccggggctcaccagtttggattccaggtgcagatgtcgcaccgcttggcaagccatgctgtggcaggcgtcccatgtataaagtagaggaagatgagcatggatgttagctcagggccagtcttcctcagcaaaaagagaaggattgacagcagttagctcagggctaatcttcttaaaaaaaaaaaaaaaaaaggccagaaaACTAGAGCCGAAAGGGAGTGAAACCATCTTTTCTATCCTCATACCCATTCTGACTACACTGCAGCTAGGAGGCACTCAGAGAGCAAACCAAAGCTAGACAAAGCCCTGAA
This genomic window from Equus przewalskii isolate Varuska chromosome 3, EquPr2, whole genome shotgun sequence contains:
- the GFOD2 gene encoding glucose-fructose oxidoreductase domain-containing protein 2 isoform X1, which translates into the protein MKMLPGVGVFGTGSSARVLVPLLRAEGFTVEALWGKTEEEAKQLAEEMNITFYTSRTDDVLLHQDVDLVCINIPPPLTRQISVKALGIGKNVVCEKAATSVDAFRMVTASRYYPQLMSLVGNVLRFLPAFVRMKQLIAEHYVGAVMICDARIYSGSLLSPNYGWICDELMGGGGLHTMGTYIVDLLTHLTGRRAEKVHGLLKTFVRQNAAIRGIRHVTSDDFCFFQMLMGGGVCSTVTLNFNMPGAFVHEVMVVGSAGRLVARGADLYGQKNSATQEELLLRDSLAVGAGLPEQGLQDVPLLYLKGMVYMVQALRQSFQGQGDRRTWDHTPVSMAASFEDGLYMQSVVDAIKRSSRSGEWEAVEVLTEEPDTNQNLCEALQRNNL
- the GFOD2 gene encoding glucose-fructose oxidoreductase domain-containing protein 2 isoform X2, with translation MVTASRYYPQLMSLVGNVLRFLPAFVRMKQLIAEHYVGAVMICDARIYSGSLLSPNYGWICDELMGGGGLHTMGTYIVDLLTHLTGRRAEKVHGLLKTFVRQNAAIRGIRHVTSDDFCFFQMLMGGGVCSTVTLNFNMPGAFVHEVMVVGSAGRLVARGADLYGQKNSATQEELLLRDSLAVGAGLPEQGLQDVPLLYLKGMVYMVQALRQSFQGQGDRRTWDHTPVSMAASFEDGLYMQSVVDAIKRSSRSGEWEAVEVLTEEPDTNQNLCEALQRNNL